From Bos taurus isolate L1 Dominette 01449 registration number 42190680 breed Hereford chromosome 29, ARS-UCD2.0, whole genome shotgun sequence, a single genomic window includes:
- the NRGN gene encoding neurogranin: protein MDCCTESACSKPDDDILDIPLDDPGANAAAAKIQASFRGHMARKKIKSGERGRKGPGPGGPGGAGGARGGAGGGPSGD, encoded by the exons ATGGACTGCTGCACC GAGAGCGCCTGCTCGAAGCCGGACGACGACATTCTAGACATCCCTCTGGACGATCCGGGTGCCAACGCGGCCGCTGCCAAAATCCAGGCGAGTTTCCGGGGCCACATGGCAAGGAAGAAGATAAAGAGCGGAGAGCGTGGCCGGAAGGGCCCGGGCCCCGGGGGACCAGGCGGAGCTGGGGGCGCCAGGGGAGGCGCGGGCGGCGGCCCCAGCGGAGACTAG